A genomic region of Oscillatoria salina IIICB1 contains the following coding sequences:
- the fabG gene encoding 3-oxoacyl-[acyl-carrier-protein] reductase has protein sequence MEILPESLQNLQNKVAIVTGASRGIGRAVALALASEGAKVIVNYARSSQAAEDLVAEITSAGGEAIALQADVSDESQVDNLVKQTLEKLTKIDILVNNAGITRDTLLLRMKPADWQAVIDLNLTGVFLCTRAVSKLMLKQKSGRIINIASVAGQMGNPGQANYSAAKAGVIGFTKTVAKELAPRGITVNAIAPGFIATDMTSDLKSEEILKYIPLNRYGKPEEVAGMVRFLAADPAAAYITGQVFNVDGGMVMA, from the coding sequence ATGGAAATATTGCCTGAGTCTTTACAAAATTTACAAAATAAGGTAGCAATCGTAACTGGCGCTTCACGCGGTATCGGTCGTGCAGTTGCTTTAGCTTTAGCCAGTGAAGGAGCAAAAGTAATTGTTAACTACGCTCGTTCTAGTCAAGCCGCAGAAGACTTAGTGGCGGAAATTACCTCTGCGGGTGGCGAAGCGATCGCACTCCAAGCTGATGTTAGCGATGAATCACAAGTAGATAATCTGGTCAAGCAAACTTTAGAGAAATTAACTAAAATTGACATTTTAGTTAACAATGCTGGGATTACCCGCGATACCTTATTATTGCGAATGAAACCAGCCGATTGGCAAGCCGTAATCGACCTTAACCTGACAGGCGTATTTCTTTGTACCAGAGCCGTCAGTAAACTGATGTTAAAGCAAAAAAGCGGCAGAATTATTAATATCGCTTCCGTAGCCGGACAAATGGGCAATCCCGGTCAAGCCAATTATAGCGCCGCCAAAGCAGGAGTAATCGGCTTTACCAAAACAGTAGCCAAAGAACTAGCTCCCAGAGGAATTACGGTTAACGCGATCGCTCCAGGTTTCATCGCAACCGACATGACTAGCGACCTCAAATCCGAAGAAATCCTGAAATATATTCCCCTCAATCGGTACGGAAAACCCGAAGAAGTAGCCGGAATGGTGCGCTTTCTTGCCGCCGATCCGGCTGCGGCTTATATTACCGGACAAGTCTTTAACGTCGATGGCGGTATGGTAATGGCTTAG
- the groL gene encoding chaperonin GroEL (60 kDa chaperone family; promotes refolding of misfolded polypeptides especially under stressful conditions; forms two stacked rings of heptamers to form a barrel-shaped 14mer; ends can be capped by GroES; misfolded proteins enter the barrel where they are refolded when GroES binds), with product MAKIVSFKEESRKSLERGVNSLADAVKITLGPKGRNVLLEKKFGAPQIVNDGITVAKEIDLEDPLENTGAKLIQEVASKTKDIAGDGTTTATVIAQALIKEGLKNVAAGANPVALRRGIEKTVAELVKEIEAVAKPVEGDAIAQVATVSAGNDEEVGQMIAEAMDKVTKDGVITVEESKSLATELEVVEGMQIDRGYTSPYFITDQERQLVDFENPAILITDKKISAIADLVPVLEKVARAGQPLLIIAEDVEGEALATLVVNKARGVLSVAAVKAPGFGDRRKQMLQDIAVLTGGRVISEEIGLSLETATMDMLGKARKVTIEKDNTTIVAGDDHKADVQKRIAQIRKQLAETDSEYDKEKLQERIAKLAGGVAVIKVGAATETELKERKLRIEDALNATKAAVEEGIVPGGGTTLIHLAKKVSDFKDKMENNEEKVAADIVTKALEAPLRQLADNAGVEGSVIVEKVRDTEFNVGYNALTGEFEDMIAAGIIDPAKVVRSALQNAGSIAGMVLTTEALVVEKPEPPAPAPGGGMDAMGGMGGMGGMGGMGGMGGMGMM from the coding sequence ATGGCAAAAATCGTTTCGTTTAAAGAAGAATCTAGAAAATCGCTAGAGCGAGGAGTTAACTCCCTGGCTGATGCGGTCAAAATTACCTTGGGACCAAAAGGTCGTAACGTACTCTTAGAGAAGAAATTTGGCGCACCGCAAATCGTTAACGACGGGATTACCGTTGCTAAAGAGATCGATCTCGAAGATCCCTTAGAAAATACGGGTGCGAAATTAATCCAAGAAGTCGCCTCGAAAACTAAAGACATTGCGGGTGACGGTACAACTACCGCGACAGTAATTGCTCAAGCTTTAATTAAAGAAGGCTTGAAAAACGTTGCCGCAGGTGCTAACCCAGTGGCATTACGGCGCGGTATTGAGAAAACAGTCGCTGAATTAGTAAAAGAAATCGAAGCAGTAGCGAAACCAGTCGAAGGAGATGCGATCGCGCAAGTAGCGACTGTTTCGGCTGGTAACGATGAAGAAGTTGGTCAAATGATCGCGGAAGCGATGGATAAAGTGACCAAAGATGGTGTAATTACCGTCGAAGAATCGAAATCTCTCGCGACAGAATTAGAAGTTGTCGAAGGGATGCAGATCGATCGCGGTTATACCTCGCCTTACTTTATCACCGACCAAGAACGACAGCTTGTAGATTTCGAGAATCCGGCGATTTTAATTACTGATAAGAAAATTAGCGCGATCGCGGATTTAGTTCCCGTCTTAGAAAAAGTTGCTCGTGCGGGACAACCTTTGTTGATTATCGCCGAAGATGTAGAAGGCGAAGCTTTAGCAACTCTAGTCGTCAATAAAGCTAGAGGTGTATTAAGTGTAGCTGCGGTTAAAGCCCCAGGATTTGGCGATCGCCGCAAGCAAATGTTACAAGATATCGCTGTCCTCACTGGTGGTAGAGTAATTTCTGAAGAAATCGGTCTGAGCCTAGAAACTGCCACAATGGATATGCTCGGTAAAGCCCGCAAAGTCACCATTGAAAAAGACAATACCACCATTGTTGCTGGCGACGACCACAAAGCCGACGTACAAAAACGGATCGCTCAAATCCGCAAACAGCTAGCAGAAACCGATTCCGAGTACGACAAAGAAAAACTGCAAGAAAGAATCGCCAAACTTGCTGGTGGTGTAGCGGTAATCAAAGTTGGTGCTGCTACTGAAACTGAGCTAAAAGAGCGTAAACTACGCATTGAAGACGCTCTGAACGCCACCAAAGCCGCAGTAGAAGAAGGTATCGTTCCCGGCGGTGGTACAACTTTAATCCACTTGGCGAAGAAAGTCAGTGACTTTAAAGACAAGATGGAGAATAACGAAGAAAAAGTTGCTGCTGACATTGTTACCAAAGCTTTAGAAGCACCTTTACGTCAACTAGCAGATAATGCTGGTGTCGAAGGTTCCGTGATCGTCGAGAAAGTGCGGGATACCGAATTTAACGTTGGTTATAACGCTCTGACAGGTGAATTTGAAGATATGATTGCGGCGGGAATTATCGATCCAGCAAAAGTGGTGCGATCGGCACTGCAAAATGCAGGCTCTATTGCTGGTATGGTCTTAACTACCGAAGCTTTAGTCGTTGAGAAACCCGAACCCCCTGCACCTGCTCCCGGTGGCGGTATGGACGCTATGGGCGGCATGGGCGGTATGGGCGGTATGGGCGGTATGGGCGGTATGGGCGGTATGGGTATGATGTAA
- a CDS encoding Mrp/NBP35 family ATP-binding protein, which yields MLDTNSVLEVLRPVEDPELHKSLVELNMIRNVEITGGKVSFTLVLTTPACPLREFIVEDCQKAVKQLPGVEEVEVEVTAETPQQKSLPDRQTIAGIKNIVAISSGKGGVGKSTIAVNVAVALAQAGAKVGLLDADIYGPNVPTMLGLEKAKAIVQQGAEGEILEPAFNHGVKMVSMGFLINPDQPVIWRGPMLNGIIRQFLYQVQWGELDYLIVDLPPGTGDAQLTLAQAVPMAGAAIVTTPQNVSLLDARRGLRMFQQLGVNVLGIVENMSYFIPPDLPERKYDLFGSGGGEKTSQELNVPLLGCVPLEISLREGGDRGIPIVTGSPESASAQALTKIARAIAAKVSVVALA from the coding sequence ATGCTCGATACTAATTCAGTTTTAGAGGTTCTGCGTCCCGTGGAAGATCCCGAACTCCATAAGAGTTTGGTGGAGTTAAACATGATCCGTAATGTGGAAATTACTGGTGGGAAGGTAAGTTTTACTTTGGTTTTGACTACACCTGCTTGTCCCTTGCGGGAGTTTATTGTCGAAGATTGCCAAAAAGCGGTCAAGCAGCTACCAGGAGTAGAAGAGGTAGAAGTAGAAGTAACAGCAGAAACACCGCAACAAAAATCTTTACCCGATCGCCAGACGATCGCTGGAATTAAAAATATTGTCGCTATTTCCAGTGGGAAGGGTGGTGTAGGAAAAAGTACGATCGCAGTGAATGTGGCGGTGGCTTTGGCTCAAGCGGGTGCTAAGGTGGGTTTGCTCGATGCTGATATTTATGGTCCCAATGTCCCGACCATGTTAGGACTGGAAAAAGCTAAGGCGATCGTCCAGCAAGGAGCCGAGGGCGAAATTCTCGAACCAGCTTTTAATCATGGTGTGAAAATGGTTTCGATGGGTTTTCTGATTAACCCAGATCAGCCGGTGATTTGGCGAGGTCCGATGCTCAATGGAATTATTCGTCAATTTCTTTATCAAGTCCAATGGGGCGAGTTAGATTATTTAATTGTGGATTTGCCACCAGGAACCGGAGATGCCCAACTAACTTTAGCACAGGCAGTACCAATGGCTGGTGCAGCGATCGTAACTACTCCGCAAAATGTTTCTTTGTTAGATGCTCGTCGCGGTTTGAGAATGTTTCAACAGTTAGGTGTAAATGTGTTGGGGATTGTGGAAAATATGAGTTACTTTATCCCGCCAGATTTGCCCGAGCGAAAATATGATTTGTTTGGTTCTGGAGGTGGAGAAAAAACTTCCCAGGAACTCAATGTACCCTTATTAGGTTGCGTACCCCTAGAAATTTCTTTACGTGAAGGTGGCGATCGCGGCATTCCCATCGTCACTGGTTCTCCTGAGTCGGCTTCAGCTCAAGCACTCACGAAAATTGCTC
- a CDS encoding STAS domain-containing protein encodes MIHIDQRTHTTEDGTTVIVLAPSGRLDITTAWQFRLKLQECISKLSPHVVVNLSQVNFIDSSGLTSLVAGMRDADKVKGSFRICNVHPEAKLVFEVTMMDSVFEIFETEEEALEGVPRTLQT; translated from the coding sequence GTGATTCATATCGATCAAAGAACACATACAACCGAGGATGGCACGACAGTAATTGTATTAGCTCCCAGTGGACGTTTAGATATTACTACTGCTTGGCAGTTTCGTCTGAAATTACAAGAGTGTATCTCTAAACTTAGTCCTCATGTGGTGGTTAATCTCTCTCAAGTTAACTTTATTGATAGCTCTGGTTTGACTTCGCTGGTAGCGGGAATGCGCGATGCTGATAAAGTTAAGGGCAGTTTCCGCATTTGTAATGTTCATCCAGAAGCTAAGCTGGTGTTTGAAGTGACCATGATGGACTCGGTGTTTGAAATTTTTGAGACGGAAGAGGAAGCTCTTGAAGGCGTTCCCCGCACTCTGCAAACTTGA
- a CDS encoding chromophore lyase CpcT/CpeT, which translates to MNLSPELITLGKYLAGKFDNQEQARSSPTWYVHLHLWHRPVPLFTEDSITLYAEQANIINLNKPYRPRLLRLRQNNEQANSLKVDYYKFHDIEFIKGAGRNPEKLQQLQPEQIEFLPNCTLKVKTKHLSRSRYQFTATSATGKPCSFTYQSNTYHISLGFEVTPEELRIFDKGIDPKTGKATWGAIIGPFRFQKQQDFTNELQI; encoded by the coding sequence ATGAATTTATCACCAGAGCTAATTACATTAGGGAAGTACCTAGCGGGAAAATTCGATAACCAAGAACAAGCGAGATCGTCTCCCACTTGGTACGTCCACCTCCATCTTTGGCATCGTCCCGTACCCTTATTTACCGAAGACAGCATCACTCTTTATGCAGAACAAGCAAATATTATCAACCTCAATAAACCCTATCGTCCTCGATTGTTAAGACTGCGCCAAAACAACGAACAAGCCAACTCACTAAAAGTTGATTACTATAAATTCCACGACATCGAATTTATCAAAGGCGCGGGACGTAACCCAGAAAAGCTTCAGCAACTGCAACCAGAACAAATCGAATTTTTGCCTAACTGCACCTTGAAAGTCAAAACCAAGCACTTGTCAAGGTCTCGCTATCAATTTACCGCCACAAGTGCCACAGGCAAACCCTGTAGCTTCACCTACCAAAGCAACACCTATCATATTTCACTCGGCTTTGAAGTCACCCCAGAAGAATTACGAATTTTTGACAAAGGAATCGACCCCAAAACAGGCAAAGCCACTTGGGGAGCAATAATCGGACCATTTCGCTTTCAGAAACAGCAAGATTTTACTAACGAGTTACAAATTTGA
- the trxA gene encoding thioredoxin — MAIKKQFSSFNELLSSAETPVLVDFYATWCGPCQMMAQVLEQVKDQLAGRVQIVKIDTDKYPHLASQYMIQGLPTLILFKNGEPMERIEGAMQAPQLVQHLNSLL; from the coding sequence ATGGCAATTAAGAAACAATTCTCCAGCTTTAACGAACTCCTCAGCAGTGCAGAAACACCAGTCTTAGTAGATTTTTACGCTACTTGGTGCGGACCTTGTCAGATGATGGCACAAGTGTTAGAGCAAGTAAAAGACCAATTAGCAGGTCGAGTGCAAATTGTCAAAATTGATACAGACAAATACCCACATTTAGCATCTCAGTACATGATTCAAGGGCTACCCACACTAATTTTGTTTAAAAACGGAGAGCCAATGGAGCGCATCGAAGGAGCAATGCAAGCACCACAGCTAGTGCAACATTTAAATTCTTTACTTTAA
- a CDS encoding class II aldolase/adducin family protein has translation MIDEGYVKYNCNWIPSSPLPDEEIQELNLWRSKLYQLGLIGIYDNGIGFGNISIRAKKPGQFLVSGTQTGKIAQLTNEHYTTVIDFDLEKNSLTCEGAIAASSESLTHAVIYQANSQIKAIIHVHNLQMWQNLMFKIPTSSPDCPYGTPEMAKEILRLFAEADLMTKKILVMGGHEEGIISFGENLDTAGNLLLKYYNSQ, from the coding sequence ATGATTGATGAAGGTTATGTTAAATATAACTGTAATTGGATTCCCTCATCTCCTCTTCCTGATGAGGAAATTCAAGAACTAAATTTATGGCGTTCAAAATTATATCAATTAGGTTTAATTGGTATTTATGACAATGGAATTGGCTTTGGGAATATTAGCATTCGCGCCAAAAAACCGGGACAATTTCTTGTTTCTGGGACTCAAACCGGGAAAATTGCCCAATTAACTAACGAACACTATACGACAGTAATTGATTTTGATTTAGAAAAAAATTCTTTAACCTGCGAAGGCGCGATCGCGGCTTCTTCGGAGTCTTTAACTCATGCAGTTATTTACCAAGCAAATTCACAAATTAAGGCAATAATTCACGTCCATAATCTGCAAATGTGGCAGAATTTAATGTTCAAAATTCCTACAAGTTCTCCCGATTGCCCCTATGGTACTCCAGAAATGGCAAAAGAAATCTTACGCTTGTTCGCAGAAGCAGATTTAATGACTAAGAAAATTCTTGTTATGGGCGGACATGAGGAAGGAATAATTAGTTTTGGCGAAAATTTAGACACCGCCGGAAATTTGCTTTTGAAATATTATAATTCTCAGTAA
- the psb29 gene encoding photosystem II biogenesis protein Psp29 — MDKVRTVSDTKRDFYNHHTRPINSIYRRVVDELIVEIHLLSVNSDFHYDPIYALGVVTSFEKFMQGYRPEEDKESIFQALCRSVGDDPQQYRQDAERLLAFAKSRSGKELVSWLVSPTPVEGAGDLMETVQEISADPKYKYSRLFAIGLYTLLQEADPELLKEEKQPDRLLQEVGDALNLPQEKLLKDLELYRGNLEKMTQGLSAIEDALRDARKKREQRAQEKKQAESN; from the coding sequence GTGGATAAAGTTCGCACAGTCTCTGATACTAAACGAGATTTCTATAATCATCACACTCGTCCCATTAATTCAATTTATCGACGCGTAGTCGATGAGTTGATTGTGGAGATACACTTGCTTTCGGTCAATAGTGACTTTCACTACGATCCAATTTACGCTTTGGGTGTAGTCACTTCTTTTGAGAAGTTTATGCAGGGTTATCGCCCTGAAGAGGATAAAGAGTCAATTTTTCAGGCTCTATGTCGTTCTGTGGGTGACGATCCGCAACAATATCGACAGGATGCAGAACGCTTGTTGGCTTTTGCTAAGTCGAGGTCTGGTAAAGAATTGGTTTCTTGGTTGGTTTCTCCGACTCCTGTTGAAGGTGCAGGGGATCTCATGGAGACTGTCCAAGAAATTAGTGCTGACCCGAAATACAAATATAGTCGTTTGTTCGCTATTGGTTTGTATACTCTGTTGCAAGAGGCAGATCCTGAGTTGCTGAAAGAGGAAAAACAACCCGATCGCCTTTTGCAAGAAGTCGGTGATGCTCTCAATTTACCTCAAGAAAAGTTGCTTAAAGACCTGGAACTATATCGCGGTAATCTTGAGAAAATGACTCAAGGTCTTAGTGCGATCGAAGATGCTCTCCGCGATGCTCGCAAAAAACGCGAACAACGCGCTCAAGAAAAAAAGCAGGCTGAAAGTAATTAG
- a CDS encoding SRPBCC family protein, producing MILNFSFKLIAGRGKICCKFSLYKSYRAVSSVPVDILWEKLINITDFSWHPLISSSNAPHGLIPKPGLIYQVVTRLIPIRLRIFVERVRPRELLSVRVLTIPGVEKRVTYQVESTLCGSYISYSVSLRGWLSPLVWLVIKPYAARVASELARAAEQIPLGLLPPRGLETSE from the coding sequence GTGATTCTTAATTTTTCTTTCAAGTTAATTGCTGGTCGTGGGAAAATTTGCTGCAAGTTTTCCCTATATAAAAGTTATCGCGCTGTGAGTAGTGTCCCGGTAGATATTCTGTGGGAAAAATTGATTAATATTACTGATTTTTCTTGGCATCCTTTGATTTCTAGTAGCAATGCTCCTCATGGCTTGATTCCCAAACCCGGCTTAATCTACCAAGTGGTGACGCGTTTAATTCCTATTCGACTGCGGATTTTTGTGGAGCGAGTACGCCCGCGAGAGTTACTCAGCGTGCGGGTGTTGACAATTCCTGGTGTCGAAAAAAGAGTGACTTATCAAGTAGAATCTACACTTTGTGGTAGTTACATATCTTATTCGGTCTCGCTACGAGGTTGGCTATCTCCTCTGGTTTGGTTGGTGATTAAACCTTATGCTGCTCGTGTGGCTTCTGAATTGGCTCGTGCAGCCGAACAAATTCCCCTTGGTTTGCTTCCTCCGCGGGGACTGGAGACAAGCGAGTAG
- the hemF gene encoding oxygen-dependent coproporphyrinogen oxidase has translation MTVDSQEITTSAALLPPADSKSRVSEFMKQLQDEICQTLEEVDGVGKFHEDSWERPEGGGGRSRVIREGEIFEQGGVNFSEVWGKNLPPSILRQRPEAEGHEFYATGTSMVLHPRNPYIPTVHLNYRYFEAGPVWWFGGGADLTPYYPFAEDATHFHLSLKAACDRHHEAYYPVFKRWCDEYFYLKHRQEPRGIGGLFFDYQDGTGELYRGPSLEGEAAIYTQKIGKVSQRSWEDLFNFVVDCGQAFLPAYVPIIKRRRQLEYGDRERDFQLYRRGRYVEFNLVYDRGTIFGLQTNGRTESILMSLPPLVRWQYCYEPEPNTPEAELYTTFLKPQDWANWQPC, from the coding sequence ATGACAGTTGATTCTCAAGAAATAACCACCTCTGCTGCTTTGTTACCTCCTGCTGACTCGAAAAGCAGAGTCAGCGAGTTTATGAAACAGCTACAAGACGAAATTTGTCAGACTCTCGAAGAAGTGGATGGTGTAGGCAAATTTCACGAAGATAGTTGGGAACGCCCTGAAGGTGGTGGGGGTCGTTCTCGCGTCATCCGTGAAGGTGAGATTTTTGAACAAGGAGGAGTAAATTTTTCGGAAGTTTGGGGCAAAAATTTACCTCCTTCCATTCTGCGACAACGCCCGGAAGCTGAAGGACACGAGTTTTATGCGACTGGTACGTCGATGGTGTTACATCCTCGTAATCCCTACATTCCAACGGTTCATCTCAATTACCGCTACTTTGAAGCAGGACCTGTGTGGTGGTTTGGTGGTGGGGCAGATTTAACTCCCTATTATCCATTTGCAGAAGATGCTACTCATTTTCATTTAAGCTTAAAAGCTGCTTGCGATCGCCACCACGAAGCTTATTATCCGGTGTTTAAACGTTGGTGTGACGAATATTTTTATCTTAAGCATCGTCAGGAACCACGCGGGATTGGAGGATTGTTTTTTGATTATCAAGATGGTACGGGCGAACTGTATCGCGGTCCTAGTTTAGAAGGGGAAGCAGCAATTTACACTCAAAAGATAGGTAAAGTTTCTCAACGTAGTTGGGAAGATTTGTTTAATTTTGTTGTCGATTGCGGTCAAGCGTTTTTACCGGCTTACGTGCCAATTATTAAACGTCGTCGTCAGCTTGAATATGGCGATCGCGAACGCGATTTCCAGCTTTATCGCCGGGGACGCTATGTGGAATTTAATCTTGTCTACGACCGAGGTACGATTTTTGGGCTGCAAACTAACGGACGTACTGAGTCGATTTTAATGTCTTTGCCGCCCTTGGTACGTTGGCAATACTGCTACGAACCGGAACCCAATACACCGGAAGCAGAGTTGTACACAACATTTCTTAAACCTCAAGATTGGGCAAATTGGCAGCCTTGCTAA